The Lolium rigidum isolate FL_2022 chromosome 1, APGP_CSIRO_Lrig_0.1, whole genome shotgun sequence region TCCAAATCTCCTAAAACAAGTATTCTTCAATTCAACAGAGATGAAGCAACTTTCACCCCCGTTTGCAACGATTAGAAAACAGAAGAAAGGATGCAAAAATGGCAAGAGTAATACTAGAAGTGCTTAAAGAGATACTAGCAGAGTTGCATGTACTTAACCATCTTAGTTGTTGAAAAATGCTTCAAGTTATTTGCTATTAAAAAATGAACAAACATATCAAATAGCAGAGCCACTGAAGAAACATGAGCTCATGTTTTAGGCAAGACACTTGATACATACTACATCGCAGTAGCGGTGCCCAATGCTGCAGTGGAGAATTAGGGAATTTCATTGCCAAAAGATACTGGTGaattttttgcccaaatgctccaaGCAACGAAATTCCTGACGAAGTACAAGACCATGGCTTCCAAGAATAGAACTTGAGATACAGCTCGACCGTTCATTGAATTATTTTATACAAACACTTCAAACAAAGGGATCATGCAAGAAGTAGATTCATTGTGCAGCTCGATAATATGGCTACAACTTCACAGTACATGGCAAACTTTTTGACAGGAACATTATAAATAGTAATATATGACAACATGAAATTGATTGGGTTGTACAGAAACACAATGCAGTAAAGCACTCATTGTTTTTTCTACGTATGATTAGGAGTTTACAGCCACTCCACGATATCTCTGTTATCAATACCATTGGAGTTACTGGACCATATATGAAGCATTAGTAGCACAACTTTGCATCGGTTTAGCAGATCAATCGAGTTTTTTTTTTCACTCAAGCAAAAGCAGCATAGCACTACAATCCAACTAAACCCATCCGACTTAAAGATGCAATGAAATGAAAACCAGCTTTTCTGGATCATTCCACATTACCATGAAAAGGTCAATTTCAAATACCAGGACCTTAAATACAAAATAAATTGGCAATGTGAGCATGTGAGAAAGGAAAGGCTGGAATCAACATGTAATGTTTTATCAGGATTAAGATGTGGAAAATTTGAACATACATACACCTAACTAAGGAAATCATAAAACAGAAGCTAAGTTTCATAAAGATCTTCATCCTTTTACAACTTCTAGCGAGAAATTAAACTTACATGATATCAGGTGCTTGCAAAACTTTCAAAACCTTACTTTGCAGGTCATGCTGCTGTCCAAGGAAAAAGGATCCCAAGATCAGTTAATAGGCTTACAGACAAGGGCATGTGGGGATATAGGCTGGTGGATAAAACTGAAGGCACTAAGGAAAGAGATTACAGAAGAAACAAGGTAATTGATTATATCAGTTCCATGAAGCTAGAGATCATAATCAGCAGTTCAACTTGGAAAAAATCAAATATACTGACAAAATAAGAGACTTGtacttttactattttcttttatCAAGGAAATCATAAAACAGAAGTTATCACAAAATTCCATACTTGGTTTACTTGAGGAGCAAACTGATGAATTTGATGGTCTCTCACTCCACCAGAAAAAGGCCCATATGTAGATCTATTTGTTTGAACCGTGGGGTGGAACTGTCCTTGATTTACTTGAGGGGCAAAATGAACTTGATGTTCTCTCACACCACCAGTAAAGGGAGCATAAGTAGATGCATTTGTTCGAGCTGCAGGCGGGAGTTGCCCTTGGTTTACTTGAGGAGCAAAATGGACTTGGTGTTCTGTCACTCCACCAGTATAAGGCACCTGAGTATAGGCGTTTGTTTGAACTGCTGGAGGGAATGTCTCTTGCATCTTTAAAATGGAAAGGAAATTATCATGAATGGTTTCTCTCATTATCAAATTATAAGTAGAGTGCTGTCATAAAATAGAGATATTTGCTCTCTGCACCTTCGGCCGAGTATTTTCGATGTGCACATGAATGCATTCGATGAAATGCAGCACCACTTCATTGAAATTGGTAATTGGACTGGAAACAGATAAAGCTTAAGAGAATTAGAGTCAGACAAAAGTAAGTACTGTCAGTAAATAATAACTGGTGCAAGCATACGATCTTCCAGAGCAGGTAACAAGACATAATTTCCTTATATACTATGTAAACTAAAACTACAATCATGAGCTGTCCACAGAACAGTTTACTTCATGGGGTTTTAAAACTAGAAAGTGGAACTACAGGACAGTCAGCAAAGCAAGTATCAAGTCTCGACTAGTTCAGTTTCCAACTTGTGTGATATGATCTTAGTTCAGCTTTGCGGTACACCTGGATTTCAGAAAGAATATCATAGAGGAAGAAACTGCTTGATAAATAATAATGATGCTGTTAACAATAGTATGCATCATTCAGTACATGACACAACCAGTGAACTTTAGTGCTTGGGATTCAAATTCCATGAGAATGTCAAGTGGAAGAACTGCTGGATACATAATAAGGACACCATTCGTAATATTAGACATCATTCAGTACACGACACAACCAGTGAGCATGTTAAATGAATGGGGCCAAAGCACTGTTGAAATTAAGACTACCAAATACTGATGTTCAACAAAGGTAGAATTAGATTTATTATCCACAAACAATCAATATTTAGTTACTTAACAATGATACTTTCCAACTATCCAATCCATGAACCTATGTACAGCACGGCTAGTTCGAACATATACTTGATACAGATTAAGATGCTTTAAGAAAGATTTAAGAAAGATTAAGATGTCCCATAAAACATAGAAACGTGGAGCACAGGCTACACAACCTTCAACTCTAGTATCTCTCACATTTATTTTTACCTCAAAGATTGCTTAATTAGCACTCGCTACACCCACAGCAATCAAATAATAAAAAATAGACTATTCACAAAAACATCTGCAGGAACAGCATTCAAGTAGTATCCACAAATAAAACTTTGAAACAGTCCATAATCTTAAAACAAAAAAACAGTTAGTTTGGTGGAGGGCAAAATAACAAAGACAGGCAGAGCACAGTATCTGTATCAGTAATTTAGTATGAGCAAATAAACGAGCACCACCCAGGTTAATACGAAACGAATTCCAAGTCCTTACCGGATAGATCGAGCAAACCCCTGCTGATTAGTTTGAAACCCCGTGATGTCCACATGAACCCTGACGTACACTCCAGCCCTTCAGAAACACAAGCCAGATAAACATACTAGAATATC contains the following coding sequences:
- the LOC124662174 gene encoding replication protein A 32 kDa subunit C-like, with protein sequence MAAAAASYFSGAAFMPTQRPGPAAAAAHDYAAATPSPSKPRGNPRYSGCVPATVRHIARSLAAADAGGDPAFSIDGVKTSNVRVLGKVETVVSGETDVSFTLDDGTGKIPLVRWIADDADARDAAYVKAGVYVRVHVDITGFQTNQQGFARSIRPITNFNEVVLHFIECIHVHIENTRPKMQETFPPAVQTNAYTQVPYTGGVTEHQVHFAPQVNQGQLPPAARTNASTYAPFTGGVREHQVHFAPQVNQGQFHPTVQTNRSTYGPFSGGVRDHQIHQFAPQVNQVWNFVITSVL